The Chroicocephalus ridibundus chromosome 4, bChrRid1.1, whole genome shotgun sequence genome contains the following window.
CAAAGTCACCCCCTCCCCAAGAGACATGAGCCCCCAAGAGACGCGTCCCCACAGGTGTGCGTGCCCCACAAAGCCCAGCCCCacaggtgtccccccccccaagaccctcagccccacagagccccccagAGTCACCCCCCCAAAGAGACATGTCCCCCCAAGAGATGTGTCCCCCCaggcgtgtgtgtgtatgtgtgcgccccacaaaacccagccccacaggcgttgtgtgtgtccccccaagaccctcagccccacagagccccccaaAGTCAACCCCTCACCAAGAGACACGACCCCCCAAGAGACATGTCCCCacaggtgtgtgtatgtgtgtgcccCACAAAACCCGGCCCCACAGGcgttgtgtgtgtccccccaagaccctcagccccacagagacccccaaAGTCACCCCCCCACAAGAGACACGGCCCCCCAAGAGACATGTCCCCCAAAGAGACGTGTCCCCACAGGTGTGTTTATATGTGTGTGACCCACAAAACCCAGCCCCACAGGtgtctccccccctgccccaggaccctcagccccacagagccccccagAGTCACCCCCCCAAGAGACGTGTCCCCCCAAGAGACGTGTCCCCCCgggcatgtgtgtgtatgtgtgcgccCCACAAAACCCGGCCCCACAGgcgttgtgtgtgtgtccccaagACTCTccgccccacagagacccccaaAGTCACACCCCCCACCAAGAGACACAACCCCCCAAGAGACACAACCCCCCAAGAGACACAACCCCCCAAGAGACATGTCCCcacaggtgtgtgtgtgtatgtgtgtgccccacaaaacccagccccacaggcgttgtgtgtgtgtccccaagaccctcagccccacagagccccccaaagtcacacccccccccaagaGACACGGCCCCCCAGGAGACATGACCCCCCAAGAGACGTGTCCCCACAGGTGTGCGTGCCCCACAAAACCCAGCCCCAcaggcgtgtccccccccccaagacccccagccccacagagccccccaaACTCACTCCCCCCCCGCGCAGGCGCactgccctccccccccgcccctttctcccCCACGTGCTCCCGGTCCCGGAGGCCACAACGACGTACCGCGGACTGAAACCTCGGCTGCTCCTCCTGAGGGGAGACAGGgccggcagggaggaggaggaagaggaagagtgatggcggggaggaagaagagagagaaagaaaccaaACATTACCCCCACCGcccacccccgctgccccctttCCCTGGAGGCCTCATggcggcgaggggggggggggacggggacggggggtgTCCCGGGGACGGGGGGACCGACTCACGTCGCTCTCCACCTCGATGTCATCGTTGTCGCTCATCGCTCCCGGCCGGGTGAGCCGCGGGCCGCGCCGCCACAACAACAGCCCGCAGCGCGCATGCGCCGCCGCCGCACCACCACGTGACCGCGCGGGCCGCTCGGCGGGGATTATGGGTAATGTAGTCCGCGGCGGGTGGCGGCGCagcgcccgcccccgcgggggctggggactacaactcccggcgcGCACCGCGCGCGGGGCGCGCGGTGCgcgccgggagttgtagtccccAGCCCCCGCGGGGTGGGCGCCGGTGTCCCCTCATGGAGGGCGGCGAGGCCGCGACGACGCGAAGGCGGAGTAGGGCGGCACTGGGTGCGGAGAGCTTTTATTGAGACATGCGGGAGCAAAAGAGGGGTCGGGCTGGCTTTGGCGGGGGGGGTACCTcagggggtgggtgggatgcAGGGGTGGCCTGAGGGGGTGTGGGCCTGGCCTAGGGGGGTATAGGCCTGcccggggggctgtgggcctgcccggggggagggggggctgtcaGCCTGGCTAGGGGGTCTGTGGTCCTGCCTGGGGGTTCTACAGGCCTGCCCTGAGGGGATGTGAGCCTGCCTGGGGGGGCTGTCAACCTGGTTGCAAggtctgtgggcctgccctgGGGGGCTATGGGCCTGCCTCGGGGGGCTGTGGGTCTGCCTGGGGGTCTGCAGGCCTGTCCTGAGGGGTTGTGGTCCTGCCTGTGGGGTCAGTGGGCCCGCCCTGAGTGGTCTGTCAGCCTGGCCAGGTGGCCTGCAAGGCTGGCCTGCGGGTCTGCAGGCCTACGCTGAGGGGCTGTGGTCCAggcctgggggggctgtgggcctgTCCTCAGGGGTTATGGGTCTGCCTGGGGGTGCAGTCGTGGCTAGGGCGTCTGTGGACCTGTCCTGAGAGGCTGTGggcctggggggggctgtgggtctgcCTAGAGAGTCTGTGAGCTTGTCCTGAGGGGCTGTGGGTCTGCAGGCCTGGCTGGGGGGTCTGCGGGCTTACCTGGGGGGGCTATGGGCCTACCCTGAGGGGCCGCAGGCCTAGCTAGGGCATCTGTGGGTTTACCTGGGGGTCTGCGGGCCTGCAAGCCTGGCCTGAAGGTGGCCCCTGGAAGTTTGGGCCTCCTTGGGGGGTTTTGGCAGCTCCAGGGAGGGCTGTGGACCCCCCCCTCAAGTtcagagagcagggagggggccaCCACGGCGGTGGGGCAGGACAGGCTGTCTCTAACCCAGCTGGTCCTCATCATCTCTTGGCAGGTCATCCCCGCTGGTAGAGTCCACCCGTGCCTCGTCATTGTTATTGCCGCCGTCACCCTCCGAGCCGGTCTCATCCGAGTCGTCCTCCTCCATATAACGGTAGCCGTGCATCCTGTGGCGCGGGCGGGGAATGCGGGGCAGGCGGTATGTCACGTGCTGCGCCAGCTTGCGTTCCATCCAGAGGTAGGCCCCCGTCGCCACCACCAGCGTCAGCAGCATGATGGAGAGCTTGGCCTGCAGGAAGGCAGAGCCGGCGGTTGGCGCGGCGCTGCCACCCGCCCTGagcccccaggggctgggggacactgcAGGGATGGCTGCCCACCCGGCCACGCTTACCTTCATGGGCAGCCCCGACCACAGGTAGACGGTGAAGATCGCCAGGGCCTGCCACCAGTGGTAGATGGTGAAGACGAAGTCTTGGCGCTCCTTGTCCTCATACAGCATGCCCAGGAGGACTGCACCGGAGGAGACCGGCTGTCAGCATCCCCCTCCCGTGCTGGTGTCCCCTCTCGAGGCACAGTTAGCAGGACCCAGCCGTGGCGGGTCTGTCCTGCTCCTTGTCAGTGGGTCCAAGGAGCCGGGGACCACCAGGTTGGGGTGCCGGGGGACACGAGGAGAGGATGCGTTGGGGAGCTGGGGGCAACCTGGCCTTGCCAGGGGACGAGAGAGGCTGCGTCGGGGCCCTTCCCAGTACTCACTGCTAATGCCGGTTTTGTTGAGGGCACTCCCCATGCCCCAGAGCACGGCTATGGAGTAGAGCAGAGGCGCTTGGAGCAGGTAGCGGGGCTCGGGTGCCCAGCAGAAGAGAGTCACCAGGAGAGCGGCGTGGACGATGGCTCCGGCCAGCAGCGGGACCTGCCGCCGCAGGCGCAGCATGCAGAGAGCCAGGCTGGAAAAGGCCGAGGCGGAGAGGCCGTAGGCCGTGAGGAGGTACGCCAGTTTCTCTAGCCCCAGGGCACACACGCCGTAGTTCTGCAGTGAGGACAGGCTCAGCGTCACCTGGCTGGGCTTTCCCCACTCCGTcaccccccgccctgtccccggGCCCTACCAGGGAGAAGCCGGTGCAGACAAAGAGCACCTCAAAGCCGCTGTAGATGAACAAGGGAAAAAGATGGCGCAGGCGATAGTCCCGCATGTGCTTGAAGGGCAGCTGGAAGATGTTTCCCCAGCCGATGCTACGCAGGTCGATCTCCTCCGTGGGCCGATATGCCGAGCCGCAGAGCACCAGGACCTGCCGTGCGGCCGTGGGTGAGCCACTGCCGGCgtcccagcctgtcccctgccctccctggcacTCACCATCAGCATGGCGAGGAAGGCGGCCGCCATCAGGGCACTTTCCACGATGATGAGGTTGACGCTGCGGGGCAGGCTCTGCAGCACCGTGGTGTTGAAGCCGGGCAGCGTGCCGTGACTCAGGGTCCCTGCCGGGGGGAGGACACGTGGCCACAGGCTCAGCCCCAACTGGGGAGGTCCCCGTGCCACCGCGCCACGCTGCCGTCCCGCGGCCGCGCGCTCACCGCAATGCTTGACCCCGGAGAGCGTGTGGTTGAGCTGGTAGAGGTAGTTGTTGAGGAAGAAGAGCATGGGCATCTGAGCGCAGACGAAGCTCAACTGCAAGACGTAGAGTGGGGGGACGCTCAGCACCGGCAGCTCAGCGTGTCCCCCTGCCCGTGCCACGCGTCCCACCGGTGCTCACGTGGAAGCAGGTGTAGAAGATAGTCTGGAAGACGACGATGTAGGCGTTGCAGGCACCCCGTGGTGcccgctgctgctcctgcacGTGCTCCTCCTTGTAGTTGACGTACTCGTAGTACTTCTGGGCCATTCTGCGTGGCACGGCGGGTCAGCTGGCacccccctgggtccccccatcCGCTCCCCCCGCTGCCTACCGTGTGATGTAGTTGCCCATGGAAGCCCAGAGGGGCACGATGGCCACCCCGATGGCCACGGCGGAGGGCACCAGCGTGTAATAGCGCTCCCAGTAGTTGCTGGAGACGAAGAGGGCGTAGATCCCCACCGCCAGGAACATGGCCCACTTGGTGCCGAAAAACCTGCCAGGGCGAGGAAGGGGAAGCGTGGGTGCCCATGCCGGCATGGCGGCGGGGAGCGCAGGCAGCGCCATACCTGATGAGGACGGGCGTGTAGAGCAGCGCCGCGACGGGGGTGACGTTGATGCCCATCAGCACCTTGCGGTCGATGTCCTCCAGCTGAATGTTGCTGTACTTCACCTCCCGGTAGGTCTCGTCGTAGTGTAGGATCAGCTGCATCTGCAACAGGCCTGGGGGGGTGGTCCAGCGGCTGTCACCCCCCATCCTGAGCCGCCCCCCGACCCCGgcagggggtcccaggggagggaCAGGGTCGTACCCAGGTAGACGCCGTAGGTGAGCATGCCGGCCAGGCTGGCGGCCAGCACGTTCTTCACCACGCCGAGGCGCTTGCGGCGGAAAtacttctgctcctcctcctcctcgttgtAGTCGGGGGGAGCACCCACAAAGTCGTCCAGCTGCGGGTGACCCCGGCCGTCAGAGCCCCGGGGACGGCCACTGcaagcctgcccccccccccccccaccccatgcatGTCCCCCTGGCCTCACCTGCGTCTCCATCCCCTCGGCGCCCAGCCCATCACTCGCCACCGTCTTGGCCGCATCCTGGTAGCAGCTGGGGTCTTTCTCCATCGCTACCTCTGTCGGGGAGGGAGCTGGATGGTgtcaggggtggggtggggaggccCTGTTGGCACCCCTGAGCCCTGCACCCCTGTTTTGTACCCCCAGAGCTGCacccctgcacccagcacccccaggcctTGCCCCCATGTGCTCTGTGTCCGtgtgcccagcacccccagaccctgAACCCGTGccctgcaccccccagcccttgcacccctgcacccagcacccccggACCCTGCACCCATGTGCTTTGCACCCTTGTACCCTTcatccccagcccctgcacccacGTCCTGTACTTCCTGGACCTGCACCCCTCCACCCAGCACCCTCAGATCCTGCACCCAAGTGCTTTACACCCCtgtgcccagcacccccagaccccacaCCCCTGTCCTGCACCCTCAGACCTGTGCCCCTgtgtcctgcacccccagcccttgCACCCCTccacccagcacccccagccctgcacccatgTGCTTTACACCCCTGTGCCCAGCACCCCCgtgtcctgcacccccagcccctgcacccagcactgtgcacccgtgtgcttggcccccccagcccggcgctCCCCGGTACCGGTGCCGTGAGagcggcccggggcggggcgggctccGCTTCCTCTTTCgaagggaggggggggcgggacgggggcgTTTAAAGGGGACGCTCCCGcacctcacccccccaccccgggaccccgCACCCCCCGTGTCCCGCACCTGCacttgtccccagcaccctgacacccccccttccGAACAGCACCCGCTGCACCCCAACCTGTgcagcaccctgacccccccatagcacccattgCGCACCCCCCCCCGCACAGCACCCATTGCACACAttccaccccccagcaccccgacaCCCTCTGCACAGCACCCAttgcacagcccccccccagcactctGACTGCCCTGCACAGCACCCATCGcacacattccccccccccagcaccctgaccccccctgcgcacacccccccagcacccattgCACATATCCCCTCCCCACGGCACCCTGATCCCCCCCAAGCGCCATGCCCCCCCCGCACAGTACCCATCCCACCCAAGCTTCACACCACCCTACcaccccccccacagcacccattATGCACATCCCACCCCCAAtgctctgaccccccccccccgcacagcaCCCATCCCACCCAACCTTCAcagcaccctgaccccccctgcacagacccccccagcacccattgCACACgttccccccccagcaccatgaCCCCTCTGCAcagccccctgaccccccccgcaCAGCACCCATCCCACCCAAACTTCACAGCACCCATTGCATCTCGCCCTGCCCAGCTCTATGACCCCCCCTGCACAGCACCCATCCCACCCAAACTTCACAGCACACTGACCCCCCCTGCACAGCACCCATTGCATCCCTCCCACAGCACCATGACACCCCTCCCAATTATCCTGGCCCCCCCGCACAGCACCCATATTACATCCCGCCCTGCACAGCACCCATTGCATCCCCCCCAATTACCCTGACCCCCCCTGCACAGCACCCattgcatcccccccccccaccatgagCCCCCCAATTACCCTGACCCCCCCTGCACAGCACCCATTGCATCCCTCGCACAGCACCATGAGCCCCCCCACTTACCCTGCCCCCCCCTCAACAGCACCCATGCCACCCAAACTTCACAGCACCCATTgcatccccccccagcaccgtgACCCCCCCCAATTACCCTGACCCCCCCTGCACAGCACCATGAGCCCCCCCACttaccctgcccccccccaacagCACCCATGCCACCCAAACTTCACAGCACCCATTgcatccccccccagcaccatgaCCCCCCCCAATTACCCTGACCCCCCCTGCACAGCACCCATTGCATCCCTCGCACAGCACCATGACCCCCCCTGCATGGCATCCATCCCACTCAAACTTCACAGCACTCTGACCCCGCCCCTGCACAGCACCCACCCCAACCCACACAGCCCCCACCCTGTTCCCcagcacccctgccccccccccagcaccccaccagGCCCTGCCGTGGGTGCTGCCTGCTCGGGGTGGCCCATGGCGCCGGCTGCCCGCCCTTCCCCGTGCCCTGCCGCTCTCgcttccccttcccgccccggCTGTTGCGGCAGGGTGCccgggtgggggggacaccccgcttTGGGGATgcggggctggtttggggggggtgaTGGTGCATGCGCATCTCCCCGCGTCACCCAAAAACCCCAGGCACGTGGCGATGGCGGGGTGCCCACAGCTGTGCCGTGCCGGTGCcgcggggcagggtggggagggagggtgaaATCTCCGTcacggggagccggggcaggatccggcccaGCCGGTAGCGGGGGATTCTTGAGATGCAGGGGGAGGAAGAGCCAGCACCACACGGGGAGGGTGCTGAGGCCGTGGGACCAGCGTGGGGGACGTGGCAGGGGACAGCCCCGGGAAGGGCCATGGCAGTGGTGCGGGATGCCAGGGAGCAAGGGCAAGAGGAGCCACCCCGGGGtgccggggcggggaaggggcccTTCCCAGGGGTGTGGGTCCACGGCCCCGAACCTGAGTGATGGTGGGCAGCGAGGCGGGGTGGGTGCGACCCCCCCGCACCagtgtgtcccctccctggggtcgATTTGGGTCCCCAGCGCCGTGCAAAAGCCTCCAGGCCTGCAGCCACCTCGGGTGACGCGATGGAAAGCCAttcccctgcttctccccatccccaggggtTGTGCGGAGCATCTCCTCCCCCAGGCACGTCCCAAATTGGG
Protein-coding sequences here:
- the UNC93B1 gene encoding protein unc-93 homolog B1 isoform X4 — encoded protein: MGHPEQAAPTAGPEVAMEKDPSCYQDAAKTVASDGLGAEGMETQLDDFVGAPPDYNEEEEEQKYFRRKRLGVVKNVLAASLAGMLTYGVYLGLLQMQLILHYDETYREVKYSNIQLEDIDRKVLMGINVTPVAALLYTPVLIRFFGTKWAMFLAVGIYALFVSSNYWERYYTLVPSAVAIGVAIVPLWASMGNYITRMAQKYYEYVNYKEEHVQEQQRAPRGACNAYIVVFQTIFYTCFHLSFVCAQMPMLFFLNNYLYQLNHTLSGVKHCGERAAAGRQRGAVARGPPQLGLSLWPRVLPPAGTLSHGTLPGFNTTVLQSLPRSVNLIIVESALMAAAFLAMLMVLVLCGSAYRPTEEIDLRSIGWGNIFQLPFKHMRDYRLRHLFPLFIYSGFEVLFVCTGFSLNYGVCALGLEKLAYLLTAYGLSASAFSSLALCMLRLRRQVPLLAGAIVHAALLVTLFCWAPEPRYLLQAPLLYSIAVLWGMGSALNKTGISILLGMLYEDKERQDFVFTIYHWWQALAIFTVYLWSGLPMKAKLSIMLLTLVVATGAYLWMERKLAQHVTYRLPRIPRPRHRMHGYRYMEEDDSDETGSEGDGGNNNDEARVDSTSGDDLPRDDEDQLG
- the UNC93B1 gene encoding protein unc-93 homolog B1 isoform X5, with translation MGHPEQAAPTAGPEVAMEKDPSCYQDAAKTVASDGLGAEGMETQLDDFVGAPPDYNEEEEEQKYFRRKRLGVVKNVLAASLAGMLTYGVYLGLLQMQLILHYDETYREVKYSNIQLEDIDRKVLMGINVTPVAALLYTPVLIRFFGTKWAMFLAVGIYALFVSSNYWERYYTLVPSAVAIGVAIVPLWASMGNYITRMAQKYYEYVNYKEEHVQEQQRAPRGACNAYIVVFQTIFYTCFHLSFVCAQMPMLFFLNNYLYQLNHTLSGVKHCGTLSHGTLPGFNTTVLQSLPRSVNLIIVESALMAAAFLAMLMVLVLCGSAYRPTEEIDLRSIGWGNIFQLPFKHMRDYRLRHLFPLFIYSGFEVLFVCTGFSLNYGVCALGLEKLAYLLTAYGLSASAFSSLALCMLRLRRQVPLLAGAIVHAALLVTLFCWAPEPRYLLQAPLLYSIAVLWGMGSALNKTGISILLGMLYEDKERQDFVFTIYHWWQALAIFTVYLWSGLPMKAKLSIMLLTLVVATGAYLWMERKLAQHVTYRLPRIPRPRHRMHGYRYMEEDDSDETGSEGDGGNNNDEARVDSTSGDDLPRDDEDQLG
- the UNC93B1 gene encoding protein unc-93 homolog B1 isoform X2, which translates into the protein MEKDPSCYQDAAKTVASDGLGAEGMETQLDDFVGAPPDYNEEEEEQKYFRRKRLGVVKNVLAASLAGMLTYGVYLGLLQMQLILHYDETYREVKYSNIQLEDIDRKVLMGINVTPVAALLYTPVLIRYGAACAPRRHAGMGTHASPSSPWQVFRHQVGHVPGGGDLRPLRLQQLLGALLHAGALRRGHRGGHRAPLGFHGQLHHTVGSGGSGWGDPGGCQLTRRATQNGPEVLRVRQLQGGARAGAAAGTTGCLQRLHRRLPDYLLHLLPLELRLRSDAHALLPQQLPLPAQPHALRGQALRDPESRHAARLQHHGAAEPAPQRQPHHRGKCPDGGRLPRHADGECQGGQGTGWDAGSGSPTAARQVLVLCGSAYRPTEEIDLRSIGWGNIFQLPFKHMRDYRLRHLFPLFIYSGFEVLFVCTGFSLNYGVCALGLEKLAYLLTAYGLSASAFSSLALCMLRLRRQVPLLAGAIVHAALLVTLFCWAPEPRYLLQAPLLYSIAVLWGMGSALNKTGISILLGMLYEDKERQDFVFTIYHWWQALAIFTVYLWSGLPMKAKLSIMLLTLVVATGAYLWMERKLAQHVTYRLPRIPRPRHRMHGYRYMEEDDSDETGSEGDGGNNNDEARVDSTSGDDLPRDDEDQLG
- the UNC93B1 gene encoding protein unc-93 homolog B1 isoform X1; amino-acid sequence: MGHPEQAAPTAGPEVAMEKDPSCYQDAAKTVASDGLGAEGMETQLDDFVGAPPDYNEEEEEQKYFRRKRLGVVKNVLAASLAGMLTYGVYLGLLQMQLILHYDETYREVKYSNIQLEDIDRKVLMGINVTPVAALLYTPVLIRYGAACAPRRHAGMGTHASPSSPWQVFRHQVGHVPGGGDLRPLRLQQLLGALLHAGALRRGHRGGHRAPLGFHGQLHHTVGSGGSGWGDPGGCQLTRRATQNGPEVLRVRQLQGGARAGAAAGTTGCLQRLHRRLPDYLLHLLPLELRLRSDAHALLPQQLPLPAQPHALRGQALRDPESRHAARLQHHGAAEPAPQRQPHHRGKCPDGGRLPRHADGECQGGQGTGWDAGSGSPTAARQVLVLCGSAYRPTEEIDLRSIGWGNIFQLPFKHMRDYRLRHLFPLFIYSGFEVLFVCTGFSLNYGVCALGLEKLAYLLTAYGLSASAFSSLALCMLRLRRQVPLLAGAIVHAALLVTLFCWAPEPRYLLQAPLLYSIAVLWGMGSALNKTGISILLGMLYEDKERQDFVFTIYHWWQALAIFTVYLWSGLPMKAKLSIMLLTLVVATGAYLWMERKLAQHVTYRLPRIPRPRHRMHGYRYMEEDDSDETGSEGDGGNNNDEARVDSTSGDDLPRDDEDQLG
- the UNC93B1 gene encoding protein unc-93 homolog B1 isoform X3, which gives rise to MGHPEQAAPTAGPEVAMEKDPSCYQDAAKTVASDGLGAEGMETQLDDFVGAPPDYNEEEEEQKYFRRKRLGVVKNVLAASLAGMLTYGVYLGLLQMQLILHYDETYREVKYSNIQLEDIDRKVLMGINVTPVAALLYTPVLIRYGAACAPRRHAGMGTHASPSSPWQVFRHQVGHVPGGGDLRPLRLQQLLGALLHAGALRRGHRGGHRAPLGFHGQLHHTNGPEVLRVRQLQGGARAGAAAGTTGCLQRLHRRLPDYLLHLLPLELRLRSDAHALLPQQLPLPAQPHALRGQALRDPESRHAARLQHHGAAEPAPQRQPHHRGKCPDGGRLPRHADGECQGGQGTGWDAGSGSPTAARQVLVLCGSAYRPTEEIDLRSIGWGNIFQLPFKHMRDYRLRHLFPLFIYSGFEVLFVCTGFSLNYGVCALGLEKLAYLLTAYGLSASAFSSLALCMLRLRRQVPLLAGAIVHAALLVTLFCWAPEPRYLLQAPLLYSIAVLWGMGSALNKTGISILLGMLYEDKERQDFVFTIYHWWQALAIFTVYLWSGLPMKAKLSIMLLTLVVATGAYLWMERKLAQHVTYRLPRIPRPRHRMHGYRYMEEDDSDETGSEGDGGNNNDEARVDSTSGDDLPRDDEDQLG